The genomic interval CAGACCTGCCATCGCGGCCTATCGCCCGGACTTCTCCCGCGGTCTACTCTCAACTTTCTACTCTCTGGCAGTCGTAACAGGTTGCAGATATATAAGCTGCGGTGTGCCAGAAAAGAATGTCGCTCACGAAGCGATCATCTTCTTTCTGCGCTTCTCGTCAGCCTCTTGAAGCCTCCAGCAGGGTCCGATAGAAATATGGGAACGTTTTCAGAAAGTCCAAGACACGGACGCCCGCGAGGCGGATAATACGATAGGTTATCGCCAAAGGAGTTCTCGACATGAGACCCGCACACCGCAGCCCTTCGCAGGGGATGACGTTGACGGAGTTGCTTATCGTAGTGGCCGTCATCGCGATACTGGTGACGCTACTGATTCCCGCCGGCGGGGCGTTCCTGGACCGCGTGGCCGATACGCGGTGCAAGTCCAACCTCAACAATATCTCGCAGGCCCTGCACGTTGGCGCCAAGGGCGTTCCGGCCGTGGCCAACTGGACATCGACCGTGGTGGCCAACGCCACGCCGGCAGTTCTGGCCTGCCCCAAGGGCGGCGACCGCTACACGTTCCAGGCCCCGGGCGAGCCGGGAGCCCCGCCGCCGGCGCAGGTTCCGCTGTCGGTTACCGCCACCGGCGGCACCCAGATGATCGCCACGCAGACCTACCTGAGCACGTACAGCGGCACCAAGTCGTTCATCTTTCCCGAGCGCAAGAACGTGACCCTGGCGGCGAACCTGGCCGTGGCGTTCACCGACGTCGATTTCGAATCGCGGATGGACTACATCCAGGCCAACAAGATCGTGCCGGCCGGCACGAAGGTCGACAGCTACTTCATGTACTACTGCGACCCGTGGGCGCCGTGGGGCCCGCACTGGGCCGACCGCCCGGCGACGATCAAGGTCGCCGGCGGCAAGGTCATTGGGATCATCGCCGGCGATTACGTCGCGGCCGCTCTCTATGCCAGCGATCCCATCGTGGGCAACCCGACGACCAATTACAGTTCCTATTATTGGGGATCGTGGATCAGCCTCAACGGCGACGACGCCCTGCGCCTCAGCAACAGCGGCACTGAACTGGAGATCGTCTCGACGGGCTGCTGGGGCGGATACATCGACAACTGGCGAATTCTGGTGACCGAAGTGCCCGCCAGCGGCGGCGGGGGCGGGCCTGTCATGGTCGATTGGCCCGGCAACTACGGTATGAACAACCAGGTGCCCGAAGGTTCGAGCGTACGCCCGGAACAACTGGTCGTGACCGACTACGACTCGGCCGTCATCGATCCCGACGGCAACCATCAGGACATCCTGAACACGATCGTCGACGAGGAACGCCTGCGTCACAGCGGCAAAATGAACGCCCTGATGGGCTGCGGCGCCGTGCGGGCGGTGACCGTCGAAGAACTTCAAAGCACGTCAGAATTGTGGAAGCCCTGATCGGCTTTGACATAGAAAAAACCGACGACGAGGACGAGGACGACGACGAGGACGAGTCGGGTGGCATGGCGACACGCGTTGTTGTTTCTGGCGGGTCGCCATGTTCGCGAATCACGGTCAGGGACATGGCGGGTGAGAAACGCCCGCCATGGCAACCATCCCTCCCTTCATCCACCCATCCATCCATCCATGCATGCATCCAACCTTCGCTACTCCGTCACCCGTCCGGGGGAAGATCCGATCGGTGGGGCGGGCGTGCGCTCGCCTTTGATCCTGCGGATGGACGCTTGTGCGACTTGGCCGGCCCTGCCGCCTTTTTTGGCGGCCTCTTCAAGCGCCGGCAGTGCCCCCGTGGCGCGAGGCCCCAGGAATCCCAGCAGGAAGGCCGACTGCCCACGGTCGGCCTCGACCGGGCTGGTCAGGGCCTCGGTCAGCGGCGCCAGGTCGGGCACCGCGTCCGGGTCGATCAGCACCTGCGCGAAGGCCGCGGCGATCTGCACCTGGCGGTCGGGGTCTTTCTTGGCGGTCTTGACGTCCTCCAAGACCGGTTTGGCCGCCGGTCCCATCTGCGAGAGCGTGATGGCGATCGCGCGGCGGACCTCCGGCTCGGGGTGCTTCAGAGCCGCGCTCAGTTGAGGCAGCGCCTCGACGGCCAGGCGGTTCTCCGCGATCGCCCGCGCGCCCTTGATCGCCGTCGGGACGTCGCGCGACTGCGTCTGCTCCACCGCCCGGCGAAGCTTGTTGCGCGATACGCGGTCTTCCTTGTTCTCACAGCCGCCGGCAGCGATTGCCAGCAGACTGACCGTCAACATGATCCAGTGCCTGAGCATGCGGCGCCACTCCCGCAGATATCATACGCGTCCGATTGGCCATAGGCGAGCGAGAAGTGACGCCGCATCGAAAACCCTCCCCGCGTGTGGGCTCTGCCCGTGCTCGACCCAGCCTCCGGCACTACTGGTCAGCCCAAGTCCATGCAAGGAATACTCACCCCACCTGGGGAATCCGGGGGTTACACTGGCGAACGCTCATTCCAGGGAGAACCGCGTGATCAAGAAAGCAACGTTGGCGTTGGCGGCTCTTGTGCTGATGTTTTTGTCGGCCTCGCCCGCCAGGGCGGAGAGCTGGACGTTCGTCGTGATGTCCGACAGCCAAGGCTCCGCCGGCGACAGCACCGGCGGCGTAGCGACACGAACGCTGGGCATCGTCATCAATGACATCGTCAAGAACGTCAAGCCCGAGTTGATCATGGTCACGGGCGATCTGGTGCAAGGCGCCGGCACGGCCGCGGAACTCGAGGGGCAGTTGATGCTTTTTCGCAAGACGATGGCGCCGGCGTACGACGCGAAGATTCCCGTGTACGCGATCCGCGGCAGCCACGACACCGGGCCTAACGAGACCCGCCCCTGGGCCGGCGGCGTGTGGAACAAGGTCTTTGCCGGTCCCTATGCCATGCCCGGCAACGGCCCTGCCGACGAGAAGGGTCTGACATATTCCTTCACGCACAAGAACGCGTTCTTTCTATGCATCGACGGGTACAAGACGCCCAACACGATGGATCTGACGATCGACCAGACGTGGGTCGACGCGCAGCTGGCAGCAAATAAGCAGCCGCACGTGCTGGCCTTTCAGCACACGCAGATCAAGAAGGTCACCGTGACTTCAAAGCTCATCGACAAGGAAGGCAAGACGCGCACCGACTATGTGCTGACCTTCACCGCCGGCGCCAAGCCCCAGCCGCAGGCGGCCCCTGCGGCGGCGGCGGCCGATAAGGTTCGCGTGGCGGTCCTGGGCGACAGTCTCTCGACGGACAAGCGTTGGCCCCCGGCGCTGGCCAAACACCTCGGCGAAGGATACGACGTGAAGTGCTTCGCCTCCGGCGGAGCGACGCTGCTGCGGAACATGGATCCGCGGAATGTCTGGCGCCGCCGCGAAGCGTCCCACGCACGGGAGTTCCGCGCGGACGTGGTGCTGATGATGTTCGGCGCGATCGAGGGCAGGCCCAAGGGATGGCCGGGCGATAAGGCGGGCTTCATCGCCGGGTACAAGGACCTGATCAAGATGTTCCAGGACCCCGCCGGCAAGCGGAAGATATACCTGCTGCTGCCCCCGGCGGCAAAACGCGACTCGTTCGGCGGCGACACGGCTTTCTTTCGCAGGGAAGTCGTACCGGTGATCCAGCAGATCGCCAAAGACATGAACGTTGGGTGCATAGATACGCACACGCCCTTCATCGGCCGCA from Planctomycetaceae bacterium carries:
- a CDS encoding prepilin-type N-terminal cleavage/methylation domain-containing protein, which codes for MRPAHRSPSQGMTLTELLIVVAVIAILVTLLIPAGGAFLDRVADTRCKSNLNNISQALHVGAKGVPAVANWTSTVVANATPAVLACPKGGDRYTFQAPGEPGAPPPAQVPLSVTATGGTQMIATQTYLSTYSGTKSFIFPERKNVTLAANLAVAFTDVDFESRMDYIQANKIVPAGTKVDSYFMYYCDPWAPWGPHWADRPATIKVAGGKVIGIIAGDYVAAALYASDPIVGNPTTNYSSYYWGSWISLNGDDALRLSNSGTELEIVSTGCWGGYIDNWRILVTEVPASGGGGGPVMVDWPGNYGMNNQVPEGSSVRPEQLVVTDYDSAVIDPDGNHQDILNTIVDEERLRHSGKMNALMGCGAVRAVTVEELQSTSELWKP
- a CDS encoding HEAT repeat domain-containing protein codes for the protein MLRHWIMLTVSLLAIAAGGCENKEDRVSRNKLRRAVEQTQSRDVPTAIKGARAIAENRLAVEALPQLSAALKHPEPEVRRAIAITLSQMGPAAKPVLEDVKTAKKDPDRQVQIAAAFAQVLIDPDAVPDLAPLTEALTSPVEADRGQSAFLLGFLGPRATGALPALEEAAKKGGRAGQVAQASIRRIKGERTPAPPIGSSPGRVTE
- a CDS encoding GDSL-type esterase/lipase family protein codes for the protein MIKKATLALAALVLMFLSASPARAESWTFVVMSDSQGSAGDSTGGVATRTLGIVINDIVKNVKPELIMVTGDLVQGAGTAAELEGQLMLFRKTMAPAYDAKIPVYAIRGSHDTGPNETRPWAGGVWNKVFAGPYAMPGNGPADEKGLTYSFTHKNAFFLCIDGYKTPNTMDLTIDQTWVDAQLAANKQPHVLAFQHTQIKKVTVTSKLIDKEGKTRTDYVLTFTAGAKPQPQAAPAAAAADKVRVAVLGDSLSTDKRWPPALAKHLGEGYDVKCFASGGATLLRNMDPRNVWRRREASHAREFRADVVLMMFGAIEGRPKGWPGDKAGFIAGYKDLIKMFQDPAGKRKIYLLLPPAAKRDSFGGDTAFFRREVVPVIQQIAKDMNVGCIDTHTPFIGRKDANEDWDGLHPTAVGNEIIARTVANELTGSTLALPERPKEPTAEELAAEQARLAVKAAHVVTLKPGDTVELTPAAVADPKGDGPDGKGNTEDDTWGFWFGLIFGGHHRLTLPTATLSANQRANGIVDLNSAAGHQKKVTGPVAGELPNPNQTNGWIFNTDWNGKFEGFWGDLKAPQILAHPYVEKSSHSSVSVTFRVAAEGTYDIAGKITDLQVFKAPKHDGVSWIVEVAAERVGQSVPEPRAVLGKGGPVGDKVGPDSAAFEVKAAPCKKGDLIRLVISPNDWWGTDLTRIDYFRITRVK